CGTTCCACAGCCTGTTGACCGTCATGTGCGACATCAACTTGGTGACCATCGGCCGACAATACACCGACCGCTAATCGGCGATTGATTTCGTTGTCTTCGACCAACAGGATCTTGAGTGTCTGTTCCGGTGGGTTGTGCGGTTGCGTCGCCAGTGTCGCTGCGTCTTCCGGTGCTGAGATACCCAGAGTCCGAACAATCGAATCGAACAACTCCGATTGCTTCACCGGCTTCAGCAATCGTTCCTCGACTCCCAATTGCCTGCCCAGATCGCGATCCCCTTCGCGTCCGCCGCTGGTCAACAGGATCACGGGCAAGCGGCACGCCGAATCGCTGCTGCGCAGTGCTCGTATGAAATCAAAGCCGCTCATTTCCGGCATATTGACGTCGCTGATGATCAACCCAAACGGCTGGCTGTCTTGCTCGGCCGATTCAATCTTCTGCATTGCTTGCGAAGCCGATTCGGCCAGAATCGGCAACATGCCCCAATTACCAAGCATCTCGAAAAGGATTTCGCGGTTGGTCTGGTTGTCATCAACGACCAGCACACGAGTCCCACCGACAACGACCATTCCACGCCGGTGCTGTTCTTCCACCTCTTGGTCGGCGGCCCGCAGGCGGATGTCAAAGTTGAATTCGCTGCCGACACCGACGTCGCTCGTGACCTGGATTTCACCGCCCATCAGACGAACCAACTGCGATGAAATTGCCAAGCCCAATCCGGTCCCACCGAAACGTCGTGTGGTCGACGTATCGGCCTGTTCGAATTCATCGAAAATCGACTGGGTCTTCTCCGCCGGTATACCGATTCCGGTGTCGCGAACGCTGACCGACAACCACACTTCGTCTTCGTTCTGCGACAACAGACGAACTTCGGCAACGACTTCGCCGGCCTCGGTGAACTTGATCGCATTGCCGACCAGATTGACCAAAACCTGTCGCAGTCGCGTGGAATCCCCCACGACAAATCGCGGCACTTCTGGATCGACGCGGAAGGCCAACTCCAAGTTCTTTGCGTGTGCCTTCAAGCCGAGTGATTTCATGGTATCGCCCAAGCTTTCACGCAGATCGAAGGTCGCTTCTTCGAATTCCAGCTTGCCCGCTTCGATCTTCGAAAAGTCCAAGATATCGTTCAGAATCGACAACAGGGATTCACCGGCCTCCTGAACCATGGACAAGAAGTTTCGCTGCGTCGTGTCCAACTTGGTATCCAGGACCAAGTCAGTCATGCCGATGATGGCATTCAACGGCGTGCGGATCTCGTGGCTCATGTTCGCCAGAAAATCACTTTTCGCCCGATTGGCTTGGTCCGCTGATTCTTTGGCTTCCAAGATCTCGCGGTCGATCTTTTTTCGACGCGTGATGTCGTGGCCGATGCCGACAACTCCGACGGCTTCGTCGGACGGTTGTTCGTCCTGGGTAGCCGGGAACAACGGCACTTTGGTCGTCAGCAGGCAGATCTCGCTGCCGTCGGGACGACGATGGGATTCTTCACGATCCAACAGTGGACGCCCGGAGCGCATCACATTCTGGTCATCGGTGACGTAGTTGCACGCCAGATCCGGCGGCGAAAAATCGTAATCGGTCTTACCGATCAAGTCGTCCACCGAATCAACGCCAAGCATCCGCACCAGGGCCGCATTGGCGGTGACGAACCTACCAAACCGATCTTTGACGTAGATCAAATCGGGGACGTTATCGATGATGGTTTTCAACAGATCACGTTCCCTGGCCAATTCTTGTTCGGCCAGGATTTGCTCGGTCACATCACGTGAAATTCCGAAGGTACCAACCACGTTGTCTTGCTTATCGCGCAGCGGCACCTTGGTCGTGCTGCACCAAGATTCGGATCCATCGGGATACGTTTCGTGTTCAATGTCGGCCAGGACGGGCTGGCCGGTTTGCATGATCTGCCTTTCGTCCGCCAGTGCCTTTTGTGCGTGATCCGATGCAAAGAAGTCCGCGTCGGATTTTCCCAACGCATCTTCGGGATCGTCGACCCCCAACTTGTTCGCGCAACTGCGGCTTAGCCGGATGAAGCGGCTATCGCTGTCTTTGAAATAGACCGAGTCGGGCACGGTGTCCAACAAGGTGCCCAGCAAATACTTTTCGTACTCGATCTGTTGCTCGGCATCCTTTTGCCGACTGACGTCCCAAAACATGGCCTGGACGCCCACCACGGTTCCGGCCGCATCGCGGACCGGGGCTTTCCATACTTCGACGTACGTCTGGTCGTCGCTTCCCGACTGGTGCCTTTCGATATCATGCCGCAGCTTCCCAGATTCGATGACCTGTAGATCATCGGCGACATACTTCTTTGCCAAATCCGCCGGATACAAATCAAAATCCGTCTTACCGACCAATTCGGCGGCCGGACGCCCGATCTGTTCACTAGCACGCTTGTTGACGTACTTGATTCGCCCGTCCATGCCTTTGCGAATGACGCTAAGCGGCAAACTTTCGACCAGCGACCGATACACGGCGTCCGATTCGCGCAGCGCCGTTTCCAAACGCTCGATTTCGTGAATCGTTGATGGATCACCTGAACGTGAGTCCGAAACATCGATGGACGATTCCGATTGTCGCGTCGCCTGGGAATCGGCAGGAACGTCAGGCGTTTCGGACGCATCATGGGGGCGGGAATCATCCACGCGGGTACCTCCGCGAGTCTCGTGGGTTCAACATAGGGCCCTCCATTCATCATAAACTGTGAGCACAGCCGACGTGGCATTTGGTCACCCCGGCGGATGGTGGGCATGATTCCCATCGCACAAAGTTGTTGGCATGGCGTTCGCGGGACAGGTCGGCAATCGCGAATTTCCCGTGAATCCGTGACGCCCAACCGTCATGACGCTAGGATGCGTCGGTCGTCCGGCGGAACGTTCGACTTGCCCCCTGGTCTTTCCTCATCATGCCCCGCGTATTCAAGATCTTGGTTGTCGATGACAGCCCGACGCAGCAGTTGCTGCTTCGGGGCGTCCTGGAACAAGAACCTGACTTGGAAGTCGAAAGTTGTGGCAACGGCCAAGAAGCGTTGGTCATCGTCATGCAATCGCCACCTGACCTGGTCCTGACCGACTTGCAAATGCCGGAAATGGACGGGTTGGAATTGACCGAAGCCGTCAAACAGGCCGCCCCGTCGGTCCCCGTCATCTTGACGACAGGGCAGGGCAGTGAAGACATCGCCGCCCAAGCACTGCGAAAAGGCGCCGCCAGCTACGTCCCCAAACGGTCGATGAACAGTGATTTGTTGCCCACCCTGCGACAAGTCTTGCAGCTGGCCGAATCGGAAACCGGCCGCAGCGACGTCAGCGACTATGTCACATCCGCGTCGGTCAGCCTAAGCCTTCGCAACGATGAAACCTTGGTCCCCGGTGTCATCGCCCGATTGGAACAACCGCTGATCGAGTTGGACCTGTTTGACGAAGGCAGCCGCATGCAAATCAGCATGGCGTTGGACGAAGCGTTACTGAACGCGATGATCCATGGCAACCTGGAAGTTTCGTCCAAGCTACGCGAGTTGGAAGACGGCGAAGCCTATCGTGAGATGATCGATCGCCGCACCAAGGAGTCTCCGTTCTGTGACCGTCGTGTTCGTGTGGAAATGGCCGCCGACAAAGAATCGGTACGCTTTGTAATTCGCGACGAAGGCAACGGATTTGATGTTGCTTCCCTGCCGGACCCGACCGATCCGGCCAACTTGGAAAATGTCAGCGGCCGAGGCCTGTTGCTGATCAACGCTTTCATGGATTCGGTCAGCCACAACGACGTGGGCAACGAACTGATCATGGTCAAACGATGCGACCAAAACGGTTCGGATTCGTCAGACGAAAGCGACGACTGAGCGTGATTCGTCTCTTTGCGATTGGCAAACATGACGCGGGACACATGCGGAACGCCCCGATCAATCGCTGATGAATTTGGCCACTGACGTTTCCCGGCACGTGATCAACTCGGCGGACAACACTTTTCAGTTTAGTAACCCGATTCGCAACCGAGGAACGAACCGGCGAAGAACGCGGTCCCTTGCTGACGCGCTGGGTTGCCATTTGCCGCCAAACTTCTGTCCGCCCGCTTAGTGCGGCGGCGGAGGCATCCGATAATCGCTGTGGATTGAATCCGCCGGGCTTTGGAAATGGGGACGCGGAACGGCGTCGGCCAAACGCTTGATGACCACCGCCGTTCGATCATCATGCTGACACGATTCCGGTTCCACCCGCGCCGCCAATTCAAACACTTGGTCTACGACGTAGTCGGCGGATCGGTGCCGATTCGCGACGACCGTCTTCAGCACCGGAGCGACGCCAAGGAACGTCTCGTGGTCACGAGTGGCCTCAGTAATGCCGTCGGTGAACATCACCAGCAGATCATCTCCCCGAAGATCGTCCAGATTCATCGACAAATAGCGTTCGTCCGAAACAATTCCCAAAGGCGGATTGGGTGAAGACAACACCAACGATGCCCCATCATTGCGGACCAGGTACCCGGGATGTCCGGCGCTGCTGTACGCACACCGGCGTCCGGTCGGATCCAAGTGCACCATGAACAACGTTACAAACGCATTGTGCTTCAAATCGTTGATCAACAGCCGATTGACCTCGGTCAACACTTCGCCGATTTCCATCCCGGTCATGACCAAAGCACGGATGGATGCCCGCGTTTCAATCATGACCATCGACGGCCCGATGCCGTGTCCGCTGACATCACCAATCACCACGCAACTGGAACCATCCGGCAATCGCATGAAATCGAAATAGTCGCCGCCGTTCTCGTTGGCCGGCTGACATCCGCCCGCCATGGAGTATTTCGTGCAACCGAAAAGCCGTCCTGGCAATAAGCGTTTCTGGATTTGATGCGCCATGTGCATCTGATGGCGGATCTCCAGCAGTTCCGCTTCCATCGACCGATGCGCGGCCCGCTCCATCGCCAAACGAATCGATCGAATCAAGTGGCGATCAGTTAACTGTGTGCCTTTGACGATGAAGTCCTGGGCACCCAAACGGACCGCGGAAATGGCCGACGATTCTTCGGATTCGCCACTGATCACAACCACCGTCGCGTCGGGATCGACCCGCAAGACATGCCGCAGCGTGTCCAGCCCCTCGCTGTCGGGCAGGTGCAAATCCAACAAAATCAGGTCCAGCCGCGATTGGGAAATCCGATCCATCGCGGACTGCAGCGTGTCGGCGGTGTACAGTTCCAAACCGTCGCCCAGGCCATTTTCTAGGCACAGTGTCGCCAACGTTCGATCGGTCGCGCAGTCTTCAACAAGCAGGATCGCAATGGAATCGCGATCGTTTCGGCTGTAGGGCAACGGATCCATGAACGCAAGTCTAACCCGCATGCCCCCACGTTGCAGGCAATACCGTGCTCCAGCGGCACACACCGTTCAATTTTCAACCATCCGAATCGCCAAAACGACACGCCGCTGAGTCTTCGTCCTAGCAAACTCGCACGGTACCGTCTCCTGAGCCGACCAAAATTCCCCAGCAAGCGAGTCCGCTTTCAAGACGACTCAATGCCGTGCAGCGCATCAATCGCCCTCGGCATCGTGGCATCGATGGGAAAGATTCGGTCCTTCAGATTGGTGACACAGAACGCGGTATGAATGTTGTCGTTCATGTTTGACAGACGCATCTGTCCGTCGACCGCCATCACGTAGTCGCGGGCACGCAGCAGGGTGCCGATGAACTCGGACGAAATCCCTGCGACGTCTTTAAAATTGATCACCAATTTCTGCGGACCTTGCTGTTTCAAAAATTCCAGCAATTCCTCCTGCGTCCGCGTGATGACTTCTCGCTGTAGAAAATCCAGCGGCTTGAGAAAAATGACGGTGACCTCATCAACATGGGATACGTTGAACGTTGTCAGTGGCTCGGTCATGGGGCACCTCCATTCCGGAAATCCGGTGTCAAAATCAATCGGGTCATCGATGACCGGCGGCCAACGTTCTATTTTAAACCAGATCGACCTCGTGGCGGCGCGACCGAAGTCAGCCGACGATTTCCGGAACAATCGTTCCGTGGACATCGGTCAAACGCATGTCGCGACCACCGAATCGAAATGTCAAACGTCGGTGGTCGATCCCCAACTGATGCAGCATCATCGCATGCAGATCGTGAATCATCAGCGGATTTTCCACAGCGTGGTAGCCATATTCATCCGTCGCACCATAGACCGTGCCGCCACGCACGCCGCCCCCGGCCATCCAGATGCTAAAGCCGAACGGGTTGTGGTCGCGACCGTCGTCGCCTTGGGCAAAAGGCGTTCGGCCAAATTCTCCCGCAAACACCACCAACGTTTCGTCCAACAATCCGTGATCGTCCAGATCGGCCAGCAATGCCGCGATAGGTTGATCAACGGCCAGCGAGTTTTCTTCGTGTCCTTTGCGCAATCGCTTGTGTTGATCCCAGCGGTCGTTCCCCGACACGCTGGGACACGTCAATTCGATGAACCGCACCCCGCGCTGGATCAATCGCCGTGCGAGCAAACACTGGCGTGCGTAGATCGCCTTGGGTTTGAACGGATCGTCAACGCCATACTGATCCCGAACATGCTGGGATTCGCCTGATAGGTCAGCCAGTTCGGGAACCGCCGATTGCATACGGAATGCAAGCTCGTAATTCCGAATAGCGGCCTCCACCGGATCGGGTCGTCCCCAACGTTCGGACAACGATTGATCCAGCTGGCTTAACAAACGTCGCTTTCGCGTTGCCCGATCGACGGCATCGTCCGACACCAAATTGGCCACCGGCATGGGGCCGGATGCGAACACCGAAGCCTGATGATTGGCGGGTAGGAAACCGCTGCTGAAATTATCGAGACCACCCGGCGGCGTCAGACCGCCGTTCAACACCACGAAGCCCGGCAAATCGTGACTTTCGCTGCCCAAACCGTACGTCACCCACGCTCCCATGCTGGGACGTCCGACTTGGCCCAGCCCGCTATGCAGGAAATAGTTGGCGCTGGTGTGTTCGCTGAATTCGCTGGTCATGCTGCGGATGACGCACAGCCGATCGGCATGCTTGGCGACATGCGGAAACAGTTCGCTGATCGGCAAACCACTTTCACCGTGCTGTGAAAATTTCCATGGACTGCCCAGCGTCGTTCCATTGTTGTCGAACTGCGTCTTTTCCATCTTCATCCCAAACGGCTGGCCGTTTTCCCGGGTCAGCCGCGGCTTGGGATCAAAAGTGTCGATCTGGCTGGGCCCGCCATCCATATAAAGAAAAATGACATGCTTTGCTTTGGCGGCATGGTGCAAACGATTCGCACCCTCGGCTGCCTGGTGAAGTGCGGACAACGCAACGGCACCGAAACCGCAAGCCGAACGCTGCAGCAATTGGCGACGTGACAACGCAGGTCGGGCCATGGTTTGCTTAGGGAACAAAGATGAACTCCTTGGTGTTGACCAGCACGTCGACGAAATCACGCAGCCCCACCGCAACCGATTCCGATTCGACCAGGAATTGCTCTGCGACGGCGAATTCCTGTTCGGTTGGTTTCCGAGCAAACGCCTGCATGTAAACCGAATCGATCAACCGCCCGGTCGCGGATGAATCATCCACGGGGCCGCCTTTTAGCAGCGTTTGTGTCCAATGATCAAGCAAATCATCGATCATCGGATCGTTCAGCATCGCCAATGCCTGGGCGGGGACATTGGAAACATTTCGTTTTCCGACACTGGTCGATGGTGCCGGCGTGTCAAAAGCGGCCATGAACGGCGACAAAAAGTTTCGACGCACTTCCACGAACAAGCTACGTCGGCCCTGACCGTCGATAGGACCGCTGGATCTAGGGCGTCCGCGCCCGGTCATAAAACTGGTCAAGTGAATGGGGACGCTAGGACCACCGATTCGCCTGTCCAGCCGACCGGAAATCGTCAGCAAAGCGTCACGAATGGCCTCGCCTTCCAAACGCTGAATCCTGGACGGATCGGCGAACGCATCGGACAAAACAAAATCACGAACCATTCGCTTGCGTGACCAATCGCCGCGCATCAACCGATCCGCCAAGTGATCCAACAGGTCCGGATCGGACGGCATTTGACCAAGCACGCCAAAATTATCACACGATGCCACGATGCCTTGCCCAAACACGTGATGCCACCAGCGGTTGACGGCCACCCGCGGCGTCAATGGATTGGCGGGATCGGTCCAACGTCTGGCCAATTCCAAACGATCGATCGGCCCGCTTTGCGAACCTTTTTCTTCTTGGCCTTCAGCAATTCGAAAGGCGGTCAAATCACTGCGAGGCACCGGATCGCCCGGTTGATGAACGTCGCCGCGGACCGCCAACGGAACATCACGCCCGGTCAGCTTGGACGACTGCAACACGGGCACGGCCCGGGGGCCCCCGGATCGATACACCCGCGATCTTGCAGTTTGCAGAATACTATCCCACTGGTCGGGACGAGCCTGCGAAGCAAACACTGATTTTGCATCAAGCAATTGCACCGGAGCTACTGACGAATCCGGCTTTTTTGCTTCGGCAGACTGATACACACGTGCCAGGCCGACCCAGCCGGGACCGGGGTCCCAGACTTCTAAGTGTGCGGTGTGACCGATGTAGTGGTGAAGGTCACCACCTTGCACCTGCCACCCCCAGTGTCCGTCATCGCCAGCGGACGGCTGCTCCACTTTGATTCGCATTCCGCTGAACAACAGCGTGTGGTAGTCGCCCATGAAATAACCGTCGACGACCAAGCGGATTTCGCATTGATCCTGACCGGCCAATTGGTAGATCAAATGTGGCTGTTTGATCACGAACGGTGGTGATCGCCAGACACCGGCCGCTTCGACGCCGGCGACGCGACTGTCCAGCCATCCGGCCGGATGAGTTTCGATCGCCACAGAATCGCCGTCCGGTGTGGGCACGATGCTCGGCGTCACGGCAGGCGTGATCGCATCGGTTTCGAACGGCTCGAATGCCCAACCTTCGGTGGTGCACCCGTCGGGCCAACCTTGGGTCAGATCAAAAACCAGTTCCGCATCGTTGGGCAGATCCGATGGCGGATTCGACACTTCTGCTTTTTCCAAGCGGCCAAGATCTGCGTTCGCAAACGTAACTGTTTGAAGCTGATCCAAAGACCGGCGACATTCATCGACGCGTTGCTGAACTTTGCCGCCAGGATCCAACCAACCGATACTGCGCGTGGTCGATTGCAAAATTCCGGACAGCGAATAGTAATCAGCTTGTGAGATCGCATCGAATTTATGGTCGTGGCAACGAGCACAAGCAATGGTCAGCCCCAACACGGCTTTCCCAGCCACATCGATTTGATTGTCGACACGGATCGCCTGGTCATCTTTCACATCCACCGGTGCGTGTACCGCTTCTCCCAGCCACCAGAACGCGCTGCCTTGTTTCGACAGATTGGTTTGATCGACCGGATCGCGTCTTGGCGATGGCACCAAGTCGCCGGCCAATTGTTCGACCACAAACTGATCAAATGGCACATCATCGTTGATCGACCGCACGACCCAATCGCGAAATCGCCACGCGTGCGGGATCGGATAGTCGAATTCGTGACCATAGGTTTCTGCGAATCGCACAAGGTCCATCCAGTGCCGGCCCCATCGCACACCGAATTCGGGATCGGCCATCTGACGATTTACCCAGCGATACTTTGCATCGGGTCGCTGATCGGCCAAGAATTTTTCTAGTTGCTCCGGTGTCGGCGGCAATCCAGTCAATGCAAACGTCACACGGCGTAGCCACGTTGCCCGATCCACGCCGTCATGCGGTCCGTTCGACCTTTGCACAAACGCATCGATCGGGTCACTCGCGGTGGTGCCGGTGGCAGGAATCTCAGGCGGATTGACCGGTTGCCACGCCCAGTGACTGTCACGGCGTCCAGCCAGATCGAAACCCGAGACAGGTTTGGTGTCAGGAAAGAATGCGCCATCGTCGATCCACTTCCGCAACACCGCCCGTTCTTGGTCGCTTAGCGGTTGGTCCGGCGGCATGTCCAAACCACTTTCATAGGACACCGCTTCGATCAGCAAGCTGTCGTCGGCCTGTCCAGCAATGACCGCGCCCGATTCTTCGATCGCGTCGGCGGAATCCAACATCAATCCGGCTGCGGGATCATCGTTGGCCGCGCTATGACATGCATGACATTTGCTGATCAGCAAAGGTCGGACTTTGGATTCGAAAAAGTCGGCGCGTGGATCATCCGACCCCTGCACTCGTCCAGCCGAAAAGCAGCCAATTGTGGCCAGGACCAGACACAGAAACAGCTGTCCACCGCGCCATCGATCGGTTGAATTTCTAGATAGTCTGCTCATCCGAACCAGGATAGCAGGATCAAATTCAACATGCAGAATCGTCGCAGCCTCAGCGGCGGGTCTTAACCGATCAAACGTGCTTCCCCGGAAAGACGATCCAACATGCCGGACAGGCTGGTGCGGATGGATTCCAACAGAGGATCGGCTTCACCACGAGGCGGGCGCTGGTCGGACACCTCGATCGCATCGGCGAACTCCACAATCACCTTCAAACGCATCGTCTGGTCGGCTTTGCCGTAAATGGATTCTTGGATCCGCTGGATCGTTTCCAAAATCCGCGTGTCCGTGATTTCGCCGGGCCACAGATAGCAATCGGGAAACGACAGCAGGTTCTGTGCGAAATCCGCTTCTTCGGCAATCTGCAACAAGGACGGTCGCTGTGACTGCATCTCGGTTTCGGACAAGGAAAAATAGTGTCCGACCACGCGGCTGCGAATCTTGCGAACACGTTCTCGCACGTCGGATGCGGACGGCGACGTCATTTCCATTTTCTGTTCCGCATCGTCCAGCAAAAAATGCATCAAACGATCGCGGCGTTCGGGTAACGGCCCGGATGCGGATGTTCCGGTGTACTCGATTTCCTTCAGGGCCAGCATGCCTTCCACCA
The Crateriforma spongiae DNA segment above includes these coding regions:
- a CDS encoding PAS domain-containing hybrid sensor histidine kinase/response regulator yields the protein MDDSRPHDASETPDVPADSQATRQSESSIDVSDSRSGDPSTIHEIERLETALRESDAVYRSLVESLPLSVIRKGMDGRIKYVNKRASEQIGRPAAELVGKTDFDLYPADLAKKYVADDLQVIESGKLRHDIERHQSGSDDQTYVEVWKAPVRDAAGTVVGVQAMFWDVSRQKDAEQQIEYEKYLLGTLLDTVPDSVYFKDSDSRFIRLSRSCANKLGVDDPEDALGKSDADFFASDHAQKALADERQIMQTGQPVLADIEHETYPDGSESWCSTTKVPLRDKQDNVVGTFGISRDVTEQILAEQELARERDLLKTIIDNVPDLIYVKDRFGRFVTANAALVRMLGVDSVDDLIGKTDYDFSPPDLACNYVTDDQNVMRSGRPLLDREESHRRPDGSEICLLTTKVPLFPATQDEQPSDEAVGVVGIGHDITRRKKIDREILEAKESADQANRAKSDFLANMSHEIRTPLNAIIGMTDLVLDTKLDTTQRNFLSMVQEAGESLLSILNDILDFSKIEAGKLEFEEATFDLRESLGDTMKSLGLKAHAKNLELAFRVDPEVPRFVVGDSTRLRQVLVNLVGNAIKFTEAGEVVAEVRLLSQNEDEVWLSVSVRDTGIGIPAEKTQSIFDEFEQADTSTTRRFGGTGLGLAISSQLVRLMGGEIQVTSDVGVGSEFNFDIRLRAADQEVEEQHRRGMVVVGGTRVLVVDDNQTNREILFEMLGNWGMLPILAESASQAMQKIESAEQDSQPFGLIISDVNMPEMSGFDFIRALRSSDSACRLPVILLTSGGREGDRDLGRQLGVEERLLKPVKQSELFDSIVRTLGISAPEDAATLATQPHNPPEQTLKILLVEDNEINRRLAVGVLSADGHQVDVAHDGQQAVERLENEAFDVVLMDVQMPIMDGLEATRQIRQREESTGRHQPIIAMTAHAMKGDRDRCLEAGMDDYLAKPIRVSELRTKLSKTIEPPDASEDADGTSDASESSGEAEDKIQATTSSEESGRQQADPEETIPSPNVDSDDGPCFDWEQAKQTVRGNEALLRELLGVYMREARELADQMSDATEQQQWDKVRQAAHTLKGASLSVGAVGVGKLAEQIQNAAEPIEPAQIESLVCCVDQAVTEAEAYQKSDDADQ
- a CDS encoding PP2C family protein-serine/threonine phosphatase — encoded protein: MRVRLAFMDPLPYSRNDRDSIAILLVEDCATDRTLATLCLENGLGDGLELYTADTLQSAMDRISQSRLDLILLDLHLPDSEGLDTLRHVLRVDPDATVVVISGESEESSAISAVRLGAQDFIVKGTQLTDRHLIRSIRLAMERAAHRSMEAELLEIRHQMHMAHQIQKRLLPGRLFGCTKYSMAGGCQPANENGGDYFDFMRLPDGSSCVVIGDVSGHGIGPSMVMIETRASIRALVMTGMEIGEVLTEVNRLLINDLKHNAFVTLFMVHLDPTGRRCAYSSAGHPGYLVRNDGASLVLSSPNPPLGIVSDERYLSMNLDDLRGDDLLVMFTDGITEATRDHETFLGVAPVLKTVVANRHRSADYVVDQVFELAARVEPESCQHDDRTAVVIKRLADAVPRPHFQSPADSIHSDYRMPPPPH
- a CDS encoding DUF1501 domain-containing protein, which translates into the protein MARPALSRRQLLQRSACGFGAVALSALHQAAEGANRLHHAAKAKHVIFLYMDGGPSQIDTFDPKPRLTRENGQPFGMKMEKTQFDNNGTTLGSPWKFSQHGESGLPISELFPHVAKHADRLCVIRSMTSEFSEHTSANYFLHSGLGQVGRPSMGAWVTYGLGSESHDLPGFVVLNGGLTPPGGLDNFSSGFLPANHQASVFASGPMPVANLVSDDAVDRATRKRRLLSQLDQSLSERWGRPDPVEAAIRNYELAFRMQSAVPELADLSGESQHVRDQYGVDDPFKPKAIYARQCLLARRLIQRGVRFIELTCPSVSGNDRWDQHKRLRKGHEENSLAVDQPIAALLADLDDHGLLDETLVVFAGEFGRTPFAQGDDGRDHNPFGFSIWMAGGGVRGGTVYGATDEYGYHAVENPLMIHDLHAMMLHQLGIDHRRLTFRFGGRDMRLTDVHGTIVPEIVG
- a CDS encoding ATP-binding response regulator, translating into MPRVFKILVVDDSPTQQLLLRGVLEQEPDLEVESCGNGQEALVIVMQSPPDLVLTDLQMPEMDGLELTEAVKQAAPSVPVILTTGQGSEDIAAQALRKGAASYVPKRSMNSDLLPTLRQVLQLAESETGRSDVSDYVTSASVSLSLRNDETLVPGVIARLEQPLIELDLFDEGSRMQISMALDEALLNAMIHGNLEVSSKLRELEDGEAYREMIDRRTKESPFCDRRVRVEMAADKESVRFVIRDEGNGFDVASLPDPTDPANLENVSGRGLLLINAFMDSVSHNDVGNELIMVKRCDQNGSDSSDESDD
- a CDS encoding PSD1 and planctomycete cytochrome C domain-containing protein, which gives rise to MSRLSRNSTDRWRGGQLFLCLVLATIGCFSAGRVQGSDDPRADFFESKVRPLLISKCHACHSAANDDPAAGLMLDSADAIEESGAVIAGQADDSLLIEAVSYESGLDMPPDQPLSDQERAVLRKWIDDGAFFPDTKPVSGFDLAGRRDSHWAWQPVNPPEIPATGTTASDPIDAFVQRSNGPHDGVDRATWLRRVTFALTGLPPTPEQLEKFLADQRPDAKYRWVNRQMADPEFGVRWGRHWMDLVRFAETYGHEFDYPIPHAWRFRDWVVRSINDDVPFDQFVVEQLAGDLVPSPRRDPVDQTNLSKQGSAFWWLGEAVHAPVDVKDDQAIRVDNQIDVAGKAVLGLTIACARCHDHKFDAISQADYYSLSGILQSTTRSIGWLDPGGKVQQRVDECRRSLDQLQTVTFANADLGRLEKAEVSNPPSDLPNDAELVFDLTQGWPDGCTTEGWAFEPFETDAITPAVTPSIVPTPDGDSVAIETHPAGWLDSRVAGVEAAGVWRSPPFVIKQPHLIYQLAGQDQCEIRLVVDGYFMGDYHTLLFSGMRIKVEQPSAGDDGHWGWQVQGGDLHHYIGHTAHLEVWDPGPGWVGLARVYQSAEAKKPDSSVAPVQLLDAKSVFASQARPDQWDSILQTARSRVYRSGGPRAVPVLQSSKLTGRDVPLAVRGDVHQPGDPVPRSDLTAFRIAEGQEEKGSQSGPIDRLELARRWTDPANPLTPRVAVNRWWHHVFGQGIVASCDNFGVLGQMPSDPDLLDHLADRLMRGDWSRKRMVRDFVLSDAFADPSRIQRLEGEAIRDALLTISGRLDRRIGGPSVPIHLTSFMTGRGRPRSSGPIDGQGRRSLFVEVRRNFLSPFMAAFDTPAPSTSVGKRNVSNVPAQALAMLNDPMIDDLLDHWTQTLLKGGPVDDSSATGRLIDSVYMQAFARKPTEQEFAVAEQFLVESESVAVGLRDFVDVLVNTKEFIFVP
- a CDS encoding STAS domain-containing protein — protein: MTEPLTTFNVSHVDEVTVIFLKPLDFLQREVITRTQEELLEFLKQQGPQKLVINFKDVAGISSEFIGTLLRARDYVMAVDGQMRLSNMNDNIHTAFCVTNLKDRIFPIDATMPRAIDALHGIESS